In the Chroococcidiopsis sp. SAG 2025 genome, one interval contains:
- the gpmI gene encoding 2,3-bisphosphoglycerate-independent phosphoglycerate mutase, translating into MTQAPVAPVVLVILDGWGYREAADGNAISSAKTPVMDSLWAVYPRTLIRTSGKAVGLPEGQMGNSEVGHLNIGAGRVVPQELVRITDAVEDGSIGQNAAIAQLCREVKDRNGKLHLIGLCSEGGVHSHLSHLLGLLDLAKAQEIAQVCIHAITDGRDTTPTEGVEALKQIQEHAESIGVGQIVTLSGRYYAMDRDRRWDRVKRAYDVMTQDGAGDGRSAVEVLQASYDEGVTDEFVIPTRIAPGAVEPGDGVVFYNFRPDRARQLTYAFVKPDFDGFERQQIEPLSFVTFTQYDSELSVPIAFEPQNLNNILGEVISQHGLKQFRTAETEKYAHVTYFFNGGLEDPFAGEDREMVMSPMVATYDKAPAMSAEAVTDVAIAAIKQQVYSLVVINYANPDMVGHTGDIGATVEAVETVDRCLGRLLEAIGQVGGTTLVTADHGNAESLRDEQGNPWTAHTTNPVPFILIEGEKAKIPGYGTEVALRSDGKLADLAPTILEILQLSQPAEMTGQSLIAPAKYEVQSSRTPVRMGW; encoded by the coding sequence ATGACCCAAGCACCTGTTGCTCCCGTGGTGCTAGTGATATTAGACGGATGGGGTTATCGCGAGGCAGCAGACGGTAACGCGATTTCATCTGCAAAAACTCCTGTAATGGATAGCCTCTGGGCAGTCTATCCCAGAACTCTAATTCGCACTTCAGGCAAAGCAGTAGGGTTGCCAGAGGGTCAAATGGGCAACTCGGAAGTCGGACACCTGAATATTGGTGCAGGGCGAGTTGTACCGCAAGAATTAGTCAGAATTACAGACGCGGTCGAAGATGGTTCAATTGGGCAAAACGCAGCGATTGCTCAGTTGTGCCGAGAAGTCAAAGACAGAAATGGTAAACTGCATCTAATCGGCTTATGCTCGGAAGGTGGGGTACACTCCCATTTAAGCCACTTGTTAGGATTACTAGACTTAGCAAAGGCGCAAGAGATCGCTCAGGTATGCATCCATGCAATCACGGATGGACGCGATACAACACCTACAGAAGGCGTGGAAGCTCTCAAACAGATTCAAGAACACGCAGAGTCAATTGGTGTTGGTCAGATCGTCACTCTAAGCGGTCGTTACTACGCAATGGATCGCGATCGCCGCTGGGATCGCGTTAAACGTGCCTACGATGTGATGACTCAAGACGGTGCAGGCGACGGGCGATCGGCAGTTGAGGTCTTACAAGCTTCCTACGATGAGGGAGTCACTGATGAATTTGTCATCCCTACCCGCATCGCTCCGGGAGCGGTAGAACCAGGTGATGGCGTAGTCTTTTACAATTTTCGCCCCGATCGCGCCAGACAGCTCACTTATGCTTTTGTCAAGCCAGATTTTGACGGCTTTGAACGGCAGCAGATCGAGCCTTTATCATTTGTCACGTTTACGCAATACGACTCCGAACTTTCCGTCCCCATCGCTTTTGAGCCGCAGAATCTTAATAACATTTTAGGCGAAGTCATCTCCCAGCATGGACTCAAGCAGTTTCGCACCGCAGAGACAGAAAAATACGCCCACGTTACTTACTTCTTCAATGGCGGCTTAGAAGACCCATTTGCAGGTGAAGATCGGGAAATGGTGATGAGTCCGATGGTGGCGACCTACGACAAAGCGCCAGCCATGTCAGCTGAAGCGGTGACTGATGTAGCGATCGCCGCGATAAAGCAACAAGTTTACTCCCTGGTAGTCATTAACTATGCCAACCCTGATATGGTAGGTCATACAGGTGATATAGGTGCGACTGTAGAAGCAGTTGAAACTGTCGATCGATGCTTGGGACGGTTATTGGAGGCGATCGGTCAAGTAGGAGGCACGACATTAGTCACAGCCGATCACGGTAATGCTGAATCCCTCCGCGACGAACAGGGAAATCCTTGGACGGCACACACGACTAATCCAGTCCCCTTCATTTTAATTGAAGGCGAAAAAGCAAAAATACCCGGTTACGGTACAGAGGTAGCGCTTAGGAGTGACGGCAAGCTTGCCGATCTCGCGCCGACGATTTTAGAAATCTTGCAGCTTTCCCAACCAGCAGAGATGACTGGTCAATCTTTAATTGCTCCAGCTAAGTATGAAGTACAATCTTCCCGTACTCCTGTCAGAATGGGCTGGTAA
- a CDS encoding MFS transporter, with protein MQPFDLDTRNIKPSSAEANFLRSPVGGHAANSRSTPSTPRYLSSKKQISHNSVAESTNFQEKTNTQEKSEFYMGEADDKLPKIEQLNETVRNGVVTKTLDSKDSTIATESGGSNGSSQVHGDEPPSEEPQGFLPVLRNRNFLSLWSGQVFSQLADKVYLVMTIAIISSRFQASDQSISGWVSAIMMAFTIPAVLFGSVAGVFVDRWSKKIVLVVTNLLRGVFVLSVPFLLWFTQDWHSIFNLPVGFAILLGLSFAISTLTQFFAPAEQAAIPLVVERRHLLSANSLYTTTMMALVVVGFAVGEPLLAIADTITDRIGVGTGMGKEIVVGGSYAIAGLILFLLKTGESLPDSDREPPHVLQDLRDGLSYLKHNRRVRNALLQLIILFSIFAALTVLAVRLAEVIPGLKSSQFGFLLAAGGVGIASGATLLGQFGQRFSHAQLSLWGSVGVAASLVGLSMFSQQLWFALALIALLGACAALVAIPMQTTIQKETPPDMHGKVFGLQNNAINIALSLPLALAGLAETLIGLQAVFLSLAVIAIAGGLLTWYICRTETQIVS; from the coding sequence ATGCAACCGTTTGATTTAGATACCAGAAATATCAAGCCATCCTCTGCTGAGGCTAATTTCCTCAGAAGTCCCGTTGGGGGTCACGCTGCTAATTCGCGGTCTACGCCATCTACGCCCAGATATTTATCTAGTAAAAAGCAAATATCTCATAATTCTGTAGCTGAAAGTACAAACTTCCAAGAAAAAACCAACACTCAAGAAAAAAGTGAATTTTATATGGGAGAGGCAGATGACAAGCTGCCAAAAATAGAGCAGTTAAATGAAACTGTTAGAAATGGCGTAGTTACAAAAACGCTAGACAGCAAGGATAGCACGATCGCCACGGAGTCGGGTGGCTCAAATGGCAGTTCTCAAGTGCATGGAGATGAGCCACCATCTGAAGAGCCACAAGGATTTTTGCCGGTTTTGCGCAACCGCAATTTTCTCTCTTTATGGAGCGGTCAAGTCTTTTCTCAACTTGCCGATAAAGTTTATTTAGTGATGACGATCGCTATCATTTCCAGTCGCTTTCAAGCCAGCGATCAAAGTATCAGCGGGTGGGTTTCGGCGATTATGATGGCTTTTACCATCCCCGCAGTCTTATTTGGCTCAGTTGCAGGGGTATTTGTCGATCGATGGTCGAAAAAGATTGTACTTGTAGTGACAAACTTGCTACGGGGCGTTTTTGTGTTGTCAGTCCCATTTCTGTTGTGGTTCACGCAAGACTGGCATTCAATTTTTAATTTGCCCGTAGGCTTTGCGATTCTTTTAGGATTATCGTTTGCGATCTCGACACTGACACAGTTCTTTGCTCCAGCCGAACAAGCAGCAATTCCGTTAGTCGTGGAGCGAAGACACTTACTATCAGCTAACTCGCTTTACACCACGACAATGATGGCTTTGGTGGTTGTGGGATTTGCGGTAGGAGAACCATTACTGGCGATCGCCGATACAATTACCGATCGCATTGGTGTCGGTACAGGTATGGGTAAGGAAATCGTTGTTGGCGGGAGTTACGCGATCGCCGGACTGATTTTATTTCTTCTCAAAACTGGCGAGAGCCTACCCGATAGCGATCGAGAACCGCCCCACGTTTTGCAAGATCTACGTGATGGACTCAGCTATCTCAAACACAATCGTCGCGTCCGCAATGCCCTCCTCCAGCTAATCATTTTATTTTCCATCTTTGCCGCTCTAACCGTGCTTGCCGTGCGGTTAGCAGAAGTCATTCCAGGGCTAAAGTCTTCTCAGTTTGGCTTTTTGTTAGCGGCTGGCGGAGTTGGAATTGCCTCTGGTGCAACTCTCCTCGGTCAATTCGGTCAACGCTTTTCCCACGCTCAGTTAAGTTTGTGGGGTTCTGTGGGCGTAGCAGCCTCCTTAGTCGGTCTATCGATGTTCTCCCAACAACTGTGGTTTGCTTTAGCATTGATTGCGCTGCTAGGGGCTTGTGCTGCCTTAGTAGCGATCCCCATGCAGACCACAATTCAAAAAGAGACTCCGCCTGACATGCATGGTAAAGTCTTTGGTCTCCAAAATAACGCCATTAATATTGCTTTATCTCTACCGCTAGCACTGGCTGGTTTAGCAGAGACATTAATTGGTTTACAGGCAGTTTTTCTAAGTTTAGCCGTAATCGCGATCGCAGGAGGTCTCTTAACCTGGTATATTTGCCGTACAGAGACCCAGATTGTTAGTTAG
- a CDS encoding DNA cytosine methyltransferase produces MEMDSGRPIGVDLFAGVGGMTLGFEQAGFDVLAAVEIDPIHCATHQFNFPLCSVLCKSAIDATGTEIRNRSTIGDRDIDVVFGGSPCQGFSLIGKRALDDPRNALVHHFLRLVLELKPKYFVFENVPGLTIGNHRQFLSELIAAFGAGGYEVKTDYRVLNAANYGIPQDRARLFLLGCRYGLPLPDYPQPITKPSLSRKSKYILNLPHLKPTPTIWDALCDLPVVEMYPELLRQDWTIVEYSKPSHYSSKMRGIFANNDNYAGDRHFDSCLLTSSMRTRHGDNSIARFATTNWGEVEPISHFYKLAPEGICNTLRAGTASNLGAFTSPRPIHPYKPRCITVREAARLHSYPDWFRFHQTKWHGFRQVGNSVPPLLAQAIAREIIRVLGVVPVKLKETQQLGSDRLLQLNMTQAARIYGVAANAIAPRLRQKRRE; encoded by the coding sequence ATGGAAATGGATAGCGGACGACCTATCGGTGTAGATTTGTTTGCAGGTGTTGGTGGGATGACGCTTGGTTTTGAACAAGCAGGTTTTGATGTCCTGGCAGCTGTGGAAATCGATCCGATCCATTGTGCAACCCATCAGTTTAATTTTCCGCTTTGCTCGGTTTTATGTAAGAGCGCGATCGATGCTACAGGTACAGAAATTAGAAATCGTTCGACAATAGGCGATCGCGATATTGATGTCGTCTTTGGCGGTTCTCCCTGTCAGGGATTTTCGTTAATTGGCAAACGCGCTTTGGACGATCCGCGCAATGCGTTGGTACATCACTTTTTGCGATTGGTACTAGAGCTAAAACCAAAATATTTTGTATTTGAAAACGTGCCAGGATTAACTATTGGCAATCATCGGCAATTTCTCTCAGAATTAATTGCAGCTTTTGGCGCTGGTGGATACGAAGTTAAAACAGATTATCGAGTTTTAAACGCGGCAAACTATGGTATACCTCAAGATCGAGCTAGGTTATTTCTGCTTGGCTGTCGTTACGGTTTACCTTTGCCTGACTATCCTCAACCGATAACGAAACCCTCACTCTCTCGTAAATCAAAATATATTTTAAATTTACCTCATTTAAAACCAACTCCTACAATTTGGGATGCACTGTGCGACCTTCCAGTAGTAGAAATGTATCCAGAATTACTTCGGCAAGATTGGACAATTGTTGAATACAGCAAACCCAGTCATTATAGTAGTAAAATGCGCGGTATTTTTGCTAACAATGATAACTACGCTGGCGATCGCCACTTTGATTCATGTCTATTGACTTCTAGCATGAGAACTCGTCACGGTGACAATTCTATTGCTAGATTTGCTACTACCAATTGGGGGGAAGTAGAGCCAATCAGCCACTTTTATAAACTTGCTCCTGAAGGCATTTGTAATACTTTACGAGCTGGGACGGCGAGTAATTTAGGGGCTTTTACTTCACCCCGTCCGATTCATCCCTATAAGCCAAGATGTATTACTGTTAGAGAAGCCGCCCGATTGCATTCTTATCCCGATTGGTTTCGATTTCATCAGACAAAATGGCACGGTTTTCGCCAGGTAGGAAATTCTGTACCACCACTTTTAGCTCAGGCAATTGCTAGAGAAATTATCCGTGTTTTAGGAGTAGTTCCAGTCAAACTAAAAGAAACACAACAACTGGGAAGCGATCGCCTACTTCAACTCAATATGACTCAAGCAGCACGAATTTATGGTGTAGCGGCAAATGCGATCGCGCCAAGGTTAAGACAGAAGCGAAGAGAATGA
- the deoC gene encoding deoxyribose-phosphate aldolase: MVAAADYREIDIAPLIDHTLLIPTATPAQVEQWCMEADRFGFAAVCINPVYVRQAAELLYGKKPKVCTVIGFPTGATTSAVKLYEAQEAADSGATELDVVINLGWLKAEKTEALHREIAEICEETGQTVKVILETTLLTEAEKRLAADICMDAGAAFLKTSTGWNGGATVADVRLLKEIAKERVGIKASGGIRTIDQAIELILAGATRLGTSRSVDLLRQRDNLEKETSFEERGARS, translated from the coding sequence ATGGTGGCAGCAGCAGACTACCGAGAGATTGACATTGCCCCATTAATCGACCATACCTTGCTGATCCCGACGGCAACGCCCGCCCAGGTAGAACAGTGGTGTATGGAAGCAGACAGATTTGGATTTGCCGCAGTTTGTATCAACCCCGTCTACGTGCGGCAAGCAGCAGAATTGCTCTACGGCAAAAAACCAAAAGTTTGCACGGTGATTGGCTTCCCTACCGGAGCCACGACATCAGCGGTAAAGCTGTACGAAGCGCAAGAAGCAGCCGACAGCGGGGCGACTGAATTAGATGTCGTCATCAATTTAGGCTGGCTTAAAGCTGAGAAAACAGAAGCACTGCACCGAGAAATAGCCGAAATTTGTGAAGAAACGGGGCAGACAGTCAAAGTTATTTTAGAAACCACCCTTCTGACAGAGGCAGAAAAACGACTTGCCGCAGATATATGTATGGATGCGGGAGCAGCGTTTCTCAAAACAAGTACGGGATGGAATGGGGGTGCAACAGTGGCAGACGTGCGCTTACTTAAAGAAATTGCTAAGGAACGAGTCGGTATTAAAGCATCGGGAGGAATTCGCACTATAGACCAGGCAATAGAGCTAATATTGGCAGGGGCGACGCGACTAGGTACATCTCGCAGCGTCGATCTACTCCGCCAGCGCGATAACCTGGAAAAAGAGACAAGCTTCGAGGAGCGAGGAGCGAGGAGTTAG
- a CDS encoding DUF2281 domain-containing protein, which translates to MNLYDETISKIRQLPEPLVQEVNDFVDFLMITRNSDRSELWTQLTEALKLAESAFSDYLENLKEYEERLARGEIQW; encoded by the coding sequence ATGAATTTGTACGATGAAACAATTTCAAAAATTCGCCAATTACCCGAACCTCTCGTTCAAGAAGTGAATGACTTCGTAGATTTTTTGATGATTACAAGAAACAGCGATCGTTCTGAGTTGTGGACGCAGTTAACTGAAGCTTTAAAACTCGCTGAGTCAGCCTTTTCAGATTATTTAGAAAATTTAAAAGAATACGAAGAACGTCTTGCCCGTGGTGAAATTCAGTGGTAG
- the secG gene encoding preprotein translocase subunit SecG — MTVTTVLEAIWAFSAVGLIVLVLLHSPKGDGIGAIGGQAQLFSSTKSAETTLNRVTWALVVTFLGLTVVLSAGWLNR, encoded by the coding sequence ATGACAGTTACTACAGTTCTTGAAGCTATCTGGGCATTTTCTGCCGTGGGTTTGATTGTTTTGGTATTACTGCACAGTCCCAAAGGTGATGGGATCGGTGCGATCGGCGGTCAGGCACAGTTATTTAGCAGTACCAAAAGTGCCGAAACAACGCTAAATCGCGTTACTTGGGCATTGGTAGTAACGTTTTTAGGTTTAACAGTAGTTTTAAGTGCTGGTTGGTTGAATAGATAA
- a CDS encoding ABC-F family ATP-binding cassette domain-containing protein yields MLRLEHISKIYPTGEVLKDVNWEVKAGDRIGLVGVNGAGKSTQLKIIAGEIEPTTGEVIRPASLHIAYLTQEFEVDPTRTVKEEFWRAFVEANEVHESLTNVQHQLETATPEELDKLLRQMDRFQRQFEALDGYSLEAQIDKILPELGFEPGDGDRLVSAFSGGWQMRMSLGKILLQKPDLLLLDEPTNHLDLETIEWLENYLKGLITPMVIVSHDREFLDRLCTQIVETERGVSTTYLGNYSIYLQQKFEAKEAQQSAYERQQKELDKQQAFVDKFRASATRSTQAKSREKQLDKIERVEAPISDLKTLHFRFPPAPRSGREVVKIQDLTHVYDDKILFLGGNLLIERGDRIAFLGPNGAGKSTLLRLITGMEEPTEGAVELGAHNVIPSYFEQNQAEALDLNKTVMETIHDEVPDWTNEEVRTLLGRFLFSGDTVFKKVAALSGGEKARLALAKMLLRPANLLILDEPTNHLDIPAKEMLEEAIQNYDGTVLIVSHDRYFISQVANKIIEIRDGEFRVYLGDYHYYQNKLAEEREQERQAAIAAEKAAKKAAKAAKAAAKKGSRS; encoded by the coding sequence ATGCTGCGACTGGAACACATTAGTAAAATTTATCCTACTGGTGAAGTCCTGAAAGATGTGAATTGGGAAGTCAAAGCAGGCGATCGCATCGGTTTAGTAGGTGTCAACGGAGCAGGCAAGTCTACCCAACTGAAAATTATTGCTGGAGAGATTGAGCCAACCACCGGAGAGGTGATTCGTCCTGCTAGTTTACACATAGCATACTTGACCCAAGAATTTGAAGTCGATCCTACTCGTACTGTAAAGGAAGAGTTCTGGCGTGCCTTTGTTGAGGCAAACGAAGTTCATGAAAGTTTGACAAACGTACAACATCAGTTAGAAACCGCAACACCCGAAGAATTAGATAAACTCCTGCGACAAATGGATCGCTTCCAGCGCCAGTTTGAAGCTTTGGATGGTTACAGCCTGGAGGCGCAAATCGATAAAATCTTGCCAGAGCTGGGATTTGAACCAGGAGATGGCGATCGCCTTGTCAGCGCTTTTAGTGGCGGTTGGCAGATGCGGATGAGTTTGGGCAAGATTTTACTACAAAAACCCGATTTGTTACTTCTAGACGAGCCGACTAACCATTTAGATTTAGAAACTATTGAGTGGTTGGAAAATTACCTGAAAGGGTTAATTACACCGATGGTAATTGTTTCTCACGACCGCGAATTCCTCGATCGCCTTTGCACTCAAATTGTCGAAACTGAGAGAGGAGTTTCCACCACATATTTAGGTAACTATTCGATTTATTTACAACAAAAATTTGAAGCTAAGGAAGCACAACAAAGTGCCTACGAACGGCAACAGAAAGAACTTGACAAACAGCAAGCCTTTGTCGATAAATTTAGAGCTAGTGCTACTCGCAGTACGCAAGCAAAAAGCCGCGAAAAACAATTAGATAAAATCGAGCGTGTCGAAGCACCGATATCTGACTTAAAAACCCTGCATTTTCGCTTTCCACCCGCACCCCGTAGCGGACGAGAAGTGGTGAAAATTCAAGATTTAACCCATGTATATGACGACAAAATCTTATTTTTAGGTGGAAACCTCTTAATAGAAAGAGGCGATCGCATTGCTTTTCTCGGTCCCAATGGTGCGGGTAAATCTACATTACTGCGTCTGATTACAGGAATGGAGGAACCGACAGAAGGAGCAGTCGAACTAGGCGCTCATAACGTGATTCCTAGCTATTTCGAGCAGAATCAAGCAGAAGCCTTAGATTTAAACAAAACCGTCATGGAAACGATCCATGATGAAGTTCCCGACTGGACGAATGAAGAAGTTCGCACGTTGTTAGGAAGATTTTTATTTAGCGGCGACACGGTATTTAAAAAAGTTGCAGCCTTAAGTGGAGGCGAAAAAGCCCGTCTTGCCTTAGCAAAAATGCTGCTGCGTCCGGCAAATTTATTGATTTTAGATGAGCCGACAAATCATTTAGATATTCCAGCGAAAGAAATGCTGGAAGAAGCAATTCAAAATTACGATGGTACGGTACTGATCGTTTCTCACGATCGCTACTTCATCTCTCAAGTTGCCAACAAAATTATTGAAATTCGCGATGGAGAATTTCGAGTTTATTTGGGAGATTACCATTACTACCAAAATAAATTAGCAGAAGAACGAGAACAGGAAAGACAAGCCGCGATTGCTGCCGAGAAAGCTGCTAAAAAAGCCGCCAAAGCCGCTAAAGCTGCCGCTAAGAAAGGGAGTAGGAGTTAG
- a CDS encoding type II toxin-antitoxin system PemK/MazF family toxin has translation MRSQSCNRYRTGRIQPVVILQIDRANAISPHTIIAPFTTNIRRTLLPSHIFVPADIGGISQDSVILCEQIRVIDKSRLISVLGHLDDIYLQKLAIALSLILGLLSEE, from the coding sequence GTGCGATCTCAATCCTGTAATAGGTACAGAACAGGCAGGATACAACCTGTAGTTATTCTACAAATCGATCGTGCTAATGCTATCAGTCCTCACACAATTATTGCGCCGTTTACAACCAATATTCGCCGTACGTTATTGCCTTCTCATATATTCGTTCCAGCAGATATTGGAGGAATTAGCCAAGACTCTGTAATACTTTGCGAACAAATTCGAGTTATAGACAAATCTAGATTGATTAGTGTATTAGGTCATTTAGATGATATCTACTTGCAAAAGCTGGCGATAGCACTGAGCCTAATTTTAGGCTTGTTAAGCGAGGAGTAG
- a CDS encoding glycosyltransferase family 4 protein, producing the protein MHIAWIGKKSPFCGNVTYSREVTNALLDRGNQVSFLHFAQEEEEAKRDNWPDCPEVPLPFLYKSQVYTIPTLGATKVLTQSLRELKPDLVHASLTLSPLDFILPEICEELNLPLIATFHTPYAGKGAKLVSGTQLLAYQLYAPFLINYDRVIVFSEVQRELFVKMGLTADKVAVIPNGVDVQKYSPGTSRIKQEFHAERLFVYQGRIAAEKNIEALLRAWKQAEMKPSSKLLMVGDGPLTASLRPFYSAEFGIYWLGYIADESRRLEILRGSDVFVLPSLVEGLSISLLEAMACGLACLATNVGADGEVLENGAGVVLTPRRVTSQLSTLLPLFQDHPELTILLGQKARQRVIERYTLSQNINRLEQLYDSVLSQRQSSKILSSKFRARL; encoded by the coding sequence ATGCATATTGCCTGGATTGGAAAAAAATCACCCTTTTGTGGCAATGTTACTTACAGTCGAGAAGTTACTAATGCCTTGCTAGACCGAGGAAATCAGGTGAGTTTTCTTCACTTCGCTCAAGAAGAAGAAGAAGCTAAGCGGGATAATTGGCCCGACTGCCCAGAAGTCCCTCTACCTTTCCTCTATAAGTCTCAAGTCTATACAATCCCGACTTTAGGGGCAACAAAGGTTTTAACTCAGTCGCTACGGGAGTTAAAACCAGATTTAGTTCATGCATCTTTAACGCTATCTCCCCTAGATTTCATCCTGCCAGAGATTTGCGAGGAGCTGAACCTGCCTCTTATTGCAACTTTCCACACTCCCTATGCTGGTAAAGGGGCAAAACTCGTATCGGGTACTCAATTGCTGGCATATCAACTGTATGCTCCATTTTTAATCAACTACGATCGCGTTATCGTCTTTTCGGAAGTCCAGCGAGAGTTGTTTGTTAAAATGGGTTTGACTGCTGACAAAGTAGCAGTGATCCCCAACGGCGTAGACGTACAGAAGTATAGTCCTGGGACTTCACGCATCAAGCAAGAATTCCACGCCGAACGACTATTCGTCTATCAAGGTCGAATTGCGGCGGAAAAAAATATCGAAGCATTGCTTCGCGCCTGGAAGCAAGCGGAGATGAAACCTAGTAGTAAATTGCTCATGGTAGGTGATGGTCCCCTTACCGCTTCTTTGCGACCTTTCTACAGCGCAGAATTTGGCATTTACTGGCTGGGATATATTGCCGATGAAAGTCGACGGTTGGAGATTTTGCGTGGTAGCGATGTGTTTGTTTTGCCGTCTTTGGTAGAGGGATTGTCAATTTCTTTGTTAGAGGCAATGGCTTGTGGTCTGGCATGTTTAGCTACAAATGTGGGTGCAGATGGGGAAGTGTTAGAGAATGGCGCTGGTGTAGTTCTCACTCCCAGGCGCGTCACGTCACAACTATCAACTCTGCTACCTTTGTTTCAAGATCATCCAGAACTTACCATCTTACTAGGGCAAAAAGCGCGACAGCGAGTAATAGAGCGCTATACCCTGAGTCAGAATATCAATCGGTTAGAGCAGCTTTATGACAGCGTATTGTCACAACGGCAAAGTTCAAAAATTCTCAGTTCTAAGTTTCGCGCTCGACTCTAG
- a CDS encoding restriction endonuclease yields MLPLIVGAALAGAAIFVGVNELAKESERHRQEEERRILASGIQEVDKMSGKEFEQLLSILFRKTGYQVSLTLDTQDYGADLILYKDGIKTIVQAKRSKNPVGVKAVQEVSCAVKHYKANKAMVVTNNRFTDNAFNLAYSNGVKLWDRKRLIEFMLSAKNSK; encoded by the coding sequence GTGCTACCACTTATTGTTGGTGCTGCCTTAGCTGGGGCTGCTATTTTTGTTGGTGTTAATGAGCTTGCTAAGGAAAGTGAAAGACATAGGCAAGAAGAGGAAAGACGTATTCTTGCTAGCGGTATTCAAGAAGTTGACAAGATGAGCGGAAAAGAGTTTGAACAACTTTTATCTATACTTTTTAGAAAAACTGGATACCAAGTGAGTCTGACTTTAGACACTCAAGATTATGGAGCAGATCTAATTTTGTACAAGGATGGTATAAAAACTATTGTTCAGGCAAAACGAAGTAAAAATCCTGTAGGAGTGAAGGCTGTACAAGAAGTATCATGTGCAGTCAAACACTATAAAGCAAACAAGGCAATGGTAGTTACAAACAATCGATTTACAGACAATGCATTTAATCTTGCATATTCTAATGGAGTAAAACTATGGGATAGAAAGAGGCTAATTGAGTTCATGCTCAGTGCTAAAAACTCAAAGTAG
- the recO gene encoding DNA repair protein RecO, with product MSRTYKATGINLKSMPLGEADRLLTILTQEFGLIRAVAPGVRKQNSKIGGRSGLFVVNELLIAKGRSLDKITQAETLESYPALGQDLGKLAASQYLAEMAMCQALSEQPQTELFYLLNEHLKRLEQLPKSSGFSILAHLCHAAFHLLALAGIAPQVQACSLTANSLTPDFSTPEWQVGFSTSAGGTVNLSAWENASATDKNSDRNKSIKPDDVTNTKILPPTGRVAEAIGTGYRAIAHKQEKLVLDRRINAAELTLLQHLSQANLPAIADLHHHDWLSIERILRQYVQYHFGRPIRSAALIDSYFASLPSPLTEDHATV from the coding sequence ATGAGTCGTACCTACAAAGCCACTGGAATTAATTTAAAGAGTATGCCTTTGGGTGAGGCAGATCGATTGTTGACGATTTTGACTCAGGAGTTTGGTTTGATCCGAGCTGTTGCGCCTGGGGTGAGAAAGCAAAATTCAAAGATTGGTGGTAGAAGTGGGTTGTTTGTCGTCAACGAATTGTTGATTGCTAAAGGGCGATCGCTCGATAAAATTACTCAAGCTGAAACCCTAGAGTCATATCCGGCTCTGGGTCAAGACTTAGGTAAGCTAGCTGCTAGCCAGTATTTGGCAGAAATGGCGATGTGTCAAGCTTTGAGCGAACAACCCCAAACTGAATTGTTTTACTTGCTCAACGAGCATCTTAAACGCCTGGAACAATTGCCTAAATCTTCAGGATTTTCTATTTTGGCTCATCTATGCCATGCAGCGTTTCACCTGTTGGCTTTGGCAGGGATTGCGCCCCAAGTTCAAGCTTGTTCTTTAACGGCAAATTCCCTGACTCCAGATTTTTCTACTCCTGAGTGGCAAGTAGGATTTAGTACATCAGCAGGAGGAACGGTAAATTTGTCCGCCTGGGAAAATGCATCGGCTACAGACAAAAATAGCGATCGAAACAAATCTATAAAACCTGATGATGTTACTAATACCAAGATTTTGCCACCTACGGGCAGAGTGGCAGAGGCGATTGGTACGGGTTATCGGGCGATCGCCCACAAGCAAGAGAAACTCGTACTCGATCGGCGGATAAATGCCGCAGAACTAACTCTATTGCAACATCTGTCTCAGGCTAATCTACCTGCGATCGCTGATTTGCATCACCATGATTGGTTATCCATCGAACGCATTTTGCGTCAGTACGTACAGTATCACTTCGGTCGCCCAATTCGGTCAGCTGCCCTAATTGATAGTTATTTCGCTTCTCTGCCGAGTCCTTTAACAGAAGATCATGCAACCGTTTGA